A portion of the Fusobacterium nucleatum genome contains these proteins:
- a CDS encoding iron transporter translates to MKNLKFLLGALLVLGLVACGEKKEEEKPAEQPAATTEAPATAEAPKTEVPAEKPGESGFAEVPIAETVVGPYQVAAVYFQAVDMIPEGKQPSAAESDMHLEADIHLLPEAAKKFGFGDGEDIWPAYLTVNYKVMSEDGKTELTSGTFMPMNADDGAHYGINIKKGLIPIGKYKLQLEIKAPTDYLLHVDSETGVPAAKDDGVAAAEEFFKTQTVEFDWTYTGEQLQNK, encoded by the coding sequence ATGAAAAATTTAAAATTTTTATTAGGAGCTTTACTTGTTTTAGGATTAGTTGCATGTGGAGAAAAGAAAGAAGAAGAAAAACCAGCTGAACAACCAGCAGCAACTACAGAAGCACCAGCTACTGCTGAAGCTCCAAAAACAGAAGTACCAGCTGAAAAACCAGGAGAATCAGGATTTGCAGAAGTACCTATAGCTGAAACAGTAGTAGGTCCTTATCAAGTAGCAGCGGTTTATTTCCAAGCAGTAGATATGATTCCAGAAGGAAAACAACCATCAGCTGCTGAATCTGATATGCACTTAGAAGCTGACATTCACTTATTACCTGAAGCAGCTAAAAAATTCGGATTTGGTGATGGAGAAGATATCTGGCCTGCTTACTTGACAGTAAACTACAAAGTTATGTCTGAAGATGGAAAAACTGAATTAACATCTGGAACATTTATGCCTATGAATGCTGATGATGGTGCTCACTATGGTATAAATATTAAAAAAGGTTTAATTCCAATTGGAAAATATAAATTACAACTTGAAATTAAAGCACCTACTGATTATTTATTACATGTGGATAGTGAAACTGGAGTTCCCGCAGCTAAAGATGATGGAGTTGCAGCAGCAGAAGAATTCTTTAAAACTCAAACAGTTGAATTTGATTGGACTTACACAGGAGAACAATTACAAAATAAATAA
- a CDS encoding YMGG-like glycine zipper-containing protein, with amino-acid sequence MKKISLVILVVAGILVGCTHTEKTATGGAVAGAAVGALLGNDARSTAVGAAIGGALGAGAGELTKNK; translated from the coding sequence ATGAAAAAAATATCATTAGTTATTTTAGTGGTAGCAGGGATCCTAGTAGGGTGTACTCATACAGAAAAAACTGCTACAGGAGGTGCCGTAGCAGGAGCTGCTGTTGGAGCTTTACTTGGTAATGATGCTAGATCTACTGCTGTTGGAGCGGCTATTGGAGGAGCTTTAGGAGCTGGAGCTGGAGAATTAACAAAAAATAAATAA
- a CDS encoding nitroreductase family protein, with protein sequence MDLLKLMGDRYSCRRYSAEDVKEEDILKLLEAAKIAPTAHNEQPQRIYVVKSEEGKAKLMKDFKFDFKAPCYLVCGYNEEEAWKNPLDNNKDSGEVDISIIMTHMMLMAEELGLGTCWIGYFDPIAVKKNLEIPDNIKVIGILSLGYHREDDRPAKLHTIYRNNEDLVKFL encoded by the coding sequence ATGGATTTATTAAAACTTATGGGAGATAGATATAGTTGTAGAAGATATTCAGCAGAAGATGTTAAAGAAGAAGATATTTTAAAACTATTAGAAGCTGCAAAAATAGCACCAACTGCTCATAATGAACAACCACAAAGAATTTATGTTGTAAAAAGTGAGGAAGGAAAAGCAAAATTAATGAAAGATTTTAAATTTGATTTTAAAGCACCTTGCTATTTAGTTTGTGGTTATAATGAAGAAGAAGCTTGGAAAAATCCTTTAGACAATAATAAAGATAGTGGGGAAGTTGACATTTCTATTATTATGACACATATGATGTTAATGGCAGAAGAACTTGGATTAGGAACTTGTTGGATAGGATACTTTGATCCAATAGCTGTAAAAAAGAATTTAGAAATTCCTGATAATATAAAAGTTATAGGAATTTTAAGTTTAGGATACCACAGAGAAGATGATAGACCTGCTAAATTACATACTATTTATAGAAATAATGAGGACTTAGTTAAATTTTTATAA
- a CDS encoding HAD-IIA family hydrolase: MEKLENIKCYLLDMDGTIYLGNELINGAKEFLEKLKEKKIRYIFLTNNSSKNKNRYVEKLNKLGIEAHREDIFSSGEATTIYLNKKKKGAKIFLLGTKDLEDEFEKAGFELVKERNKNIDFVVLGFDTTLTYEKLWIACEYIANGIEYIATHPDFNCPLENGKFMPDAGAMIAFIKASTEKEPTVIGKPNSHIIDAIIEKYDLKKSELAMVGDRLYTDIRTGIDNGLTSILVMSGETDKKMLEKTIYKPNYIFDSVKELKEKIE; encoded by the coding sequence ATGGAAAAATTAGAAAATATTAAATGTTATCTACTAGATATGGATGGGACTATTTATTTAGGAAATGAATTAATAAATGGAGCAAAAGAATTTTTAGAAAAATTAAAAGAAAAAAAGATAAGATATATATTTTTAACAAATAATTCTTCCAAAAATAAAAATAGATATGTTGAAAAATTAAATAAATTAGGGATAGAAGCACATAGAGAAGATATATTTAGCTCAGGTGAAGCAACTACAATTTATTTAAACAAAAAGAAAAAAGGTGCAAAAATATTTTTATTAGGGACTAAGGATTTGGAAGATGAATTTGAAAAAGCAGGATTTGAATTAGTGAAAGAAAGAAATAAAAATATAGATTTTGTAGTTTTAGGTTTTGATACAACTTTAACTTATGAAAAATTATGGATAGCATGTGAATATATAGCAAATGGAATAGAATATATAGCAACTCATCCTGATTTTAATTGTCCCTTAGAAAATGGCAAATTTATGCCTGATGCTGGGGCAATGATAGCTTTTATAAAAGCATCTACAGAGAAAGAACCAACAGTTATAGGAAAACCTAATAGTCATATTATAGATGCAATTATAGAAAAATATGATTTGAAAAAATCTGAACTTGCAATGGTGGGGGACAGATTATATACAGATATTAGAACTGGAATAGATAATGGTTTAACTTCAATTTTAGTTATGAGTGGTGAAACTGATAAGAAAATGTTAGAAAAAACTATCTATAAACCTAATTATATTTTTGACTCTGTAAAAGAATTAAAAGAAAAAATAGAATAA
- a CDS encoding TRAP transporter large permease, with the protein MEALYPIIILFVLFFLNIPIAFALMGSALFYFIFLNTTMSMDMVIQQFVTSVESFPYLAVPFFIMVGSVMNYSGISEELMNMAEVLAGHMKGGLAQVNCLLSAMMGGISGSANADAAMESKILVPEMIKKGFSKEFSAAVTAASSAVSPVIPPGTNLILYALIANVPVGDMFLAGYTPGILMTAAMMVTVYIISKKRGYEPSRERMARPVEIIKQTIKSIWALAIPFGIIMGMRIGVFTPTEAGGVAVFFCFLVGFFIYKKLKLHHIPIILMETVKSTGAVMIIIASAKVFGYYMTLERIPQFITNSLMNFTDNKFVLLMVINLLLLFVGMFIEGGAALVILAPLLVPAVKALGVDPLHFGVIFIVNIMIGGLTPPFGSMMFTVCSIVGVRLEGFIKEVWPFILALLVVLFLVTYSESIALFIPNLLR; encoded by the coding sequence ATGGAAGCTTTATATCCAATAATTATATTATTTGTATTATTCTTTTTAAATATCCCCATAGCTTTTGCATTAATGGGATCAGCATTATTCTATTTTATATTTTTAAATACAACTATGTCTATGGACATGGTTATACAACAATTTGTAACATCAGTTGAATCTTTCCCTTATTTAGCAGTACCATTTTTTATAATGGTAGGTTCTGTAATGAACTATTCAGGAATAAGTGAAGAACTTATGAATATGGCAGAAGTTTTAGCAGGACATATGAAAGGTGGACTTGCACAAGTAAACTGTTTATTAAGTGCTATGATGGGAGGAATTTCTGGTTCTGCAAATGCTGATGCTGCTATGGAATCAAAAATATTAGTGCCTGAAATGATAAAAAAAGGATTCTCAAAAGAATTCTCAGCAGCAGTAACAGCTGCTTCATCTGCAGTTAGTCCTGTTATACCACCTGGAACAAATCTTATATTATATGCTTTAATAGCAAATGTTCCTGTTGGAGATATGTTTTTAGCAGGATACACACCAGGTATTTTAATGACAGCTGCTATGATGGTAACTGTTTATATAATTTCTAAAAAAAGAGGTTATGAACCTTCAAGAGAAAGAATGGCAAGACCTGTTGAAATAATAAAACAAACTATAAAATCAATTTGGGCATTGGCTATTCCTTTTGGTATTATAATGGGAATGAGAATAGGTGTGTTCACTCCAACAGAAGCAGGAGGAGTTGCAGTATTTTTCTGTTTTTTAGTTGGATTCTTTATATATAAAAAATTGAAGCTTCATCATATTCCTATAATCTTGATGGAAACAGTAAAGAGTACAGGTGCAGTTATGATAATAATTGCATCAGCAAAAGTTTTTGGTTATTATATGACTCTTGAAAGAATACCTCAATTTATAACTAATTCTTTGATGAATTTTACTGATAATAAATTTGTGCTATTAATGGTTATAAATTTACTTCTATTATTTGTTGGAATGTTTATAGAAGGAGGAGCTGCACTTGTTATTCTTGCTCCACTTTTAGTACCAGCGGTTAAAGCATTAGGAGTAGATCCACTACATTTTGGAGTAATATTTATAGTTAATATAATGATAGGAGGATTAACTCCACCATTTGGTTCAATGATGTTTACAGTATGTTCTATTGTTGGTGTACGGCTAGAAGGATTCATAAAGGAAGTATGGCCTTTTATACTTGCTCTTTTAGTTGTGCTATTTTTAGTAACATATTCAGAGTCAATAGCATTATTTATACCAAATTTACTAAGATAA
- a CDS encoding TRAP transporter small permease, with protein sequence MKDFLKKFELYIGSIFVSITIIVVIINVFTRYFLKFTYFWSEEVAVGCFVWTIFLGTAAAYREKGLIGVEAIIVLLPEKIRNIVEFLTYILLTVLSGLMCVFSFTYVMSSSKITAALELSYGYINFSIVISFALMTLYSIIFTIESLKKAFLHKTN encoded by the coding sequence ATGAAAGATTTTTTAAAAAAATTTGAATTGTATATAGGAAGTATTTTTGTAAGTATAACAATTATTGTTGTTATAATAAATGTATTTACTAGATATTTCTTAAAATTTACATACTTTTGGTCAGAAGAAGTTGCAGTTGGTTGCTTTGTTTGGACAATATTTTTAGGAACAGCTGCTGCATATAGAGAAAAAGGGTTGATAGGTGTTGAAGCTATTATTGTTCTTTTACCTGAAAAAATTAGGAATATTGTAGAATTTTTAACTTATATATTGCTAACTGTATTAAGTGGATTAATGTGTGTATTTAGTTTTACATATGTAATGTCTTCTTCAAAAATAACAGCAGCTTTAGAACTTTCTTATGGTTATATAAACTTTTCAATAGTTATAAGTTTTGCTCTTATGACTTTATATTCAATAATTTTTACAATAGAAAGTTTAAAAAAAGCATTTTTACATAAAACTAATTAA
- a CDS encoding C4-dicarboxylate TRAP transporter substrate-binding protein produces the protein MKKVLSLIFLSLLTLALVACGGKKEEATKESGDAKQEARVIKVTTKFVDDEQTAKSLVKVVEAINQRSNGTLELQLFTSGTLPIGKDGMEQVANGSDWILVDGVNFLGDYVPDYNAVTGPMLYQSFEEYLRMVKTPLVQDLNAQALEKGIKVLSLDWLFGFRNIEAKKPIKTPEDMKGLKLRVPTSQLYTFTIEAMGGNPVAMPYPDTYAALQQGVIDGLEGSILSFYGTKQYENVKEYSLTRHLLGVSAVCISKKCWDSLTDEQRTIIQEEFDKGALDNLTETEKLEDEYAQKLKDNGVTFHEVDAEAFNKAVAPVYDKFPKWTPGIYDKIMENLTQIREDIKNGK, from the coding sequence ATGAAAAAGGTTTTATCTTTGATTTTCTTATCACTTCTTACTTTGGCATTAGTTGCTTGTGGTGGGAAAAAAGAAGAAGCTACAAAAGAAAGTGGAGATGCAAAACAAGAAGCAAGAGTAATTAAAGTTACAACAAAATTTGTTGATGATGAACAAACAGCAAAATCATTAGTAAAAGTTGTGGAAGCTATTAATCAAAGAAGTAATGGTACTTTGGAATTACAATTATTTACAAGTGGAACTTTACCAATTGGTAAAGATGGTATGGAACAAGTTGCAAATGGTTCAGATTGGATATTAGTAGATGGTGTAAATTTCTTAGGAGATTATGTACCAGATTATAATGCAGTTACAGGACCTATGTTATATCAATCATTTGAAGAATACTTAAGAATGGTAAAAACTCCATTAGTTCAAGACTTAAATGCACAAGCTCTTGAAAAAGGAATTAAGGTATTATCTTTGGATTGGTTATTTGGATTTAGAAATATTGAAGCTAAAAAACCTATAAAAACTCCTGAAGATATGAAAGGTTTAAAATTAAGAGTTCCTACTAGCCAATTATATACATTCACTATTGAAGCTATGGGAGGAAACCCAGTTGCAATGCCTTATCCAGATACTTATGCTGCATTACAACAAGGTGTTATAGATGGACTTGAAGGTTCTATTTTAAGTTTTTATGGAACAAAACAATATGAAAATGTTAAAGAATACTCTTTAACTCGTCACTTACTTGGTGTATCAGCAGTGTGTATTTCAAAAAAATGTTGGGATAGCTTAACTGATGAACAAAGAACAATAATTCAAGAAGAATTTGATAAAGGTGCTTTAGATAACTTAACTGAAACAGAAAAATTAGAAGATGAATATGCACAAAAATTAAAAGACAATGGAGTAACTTTCCATGAAGTTGATGCTGAAGCATTCAATAAAGCAGTTGCACCAGTTTATGATAAATTCCCTAAATGGACTCCTGGTATCTATGATAAGATTATGGAAAATCTTACTCAAATCAGAGAAGATATTAAAAATGGAAAATAA
- a CDS encoding uracil-DNA glycosylase family protein — translation MNREQKLKRIIEEIKNDEENKKYTEQGIDPLFSAPKEARIVIVGQAPGIKAQENRLYWKDKSGDKLRVWTGINEKTFYSSNLLAIIPMDFYYPGKGKSGDLPPRKDFGDKWHHKILELLPNVELFILVGKYAQEFYLKGKIKDNLTNTVKAYKEYLPKFFPIVHPSPLNIGWLKKNLWFEEEVVPTLKDMVTKIMKN, via the coding sequence ATGAATAGAGAGCAAAAATTAAAAAGAATTATCGAAGAAATTAAAAATGATGAAGAAAATAAAAAATATACAGAACAAGGAATTGATCCACTTTTTTCTGCACCTAAAGAAGCAAGAATTGTTATTGTTGGACAAGCACCTGGAATAAAAGCTCAAGAAAATAGATTGTATTGGAAAGATAAAAGTGGGGATAAATTAAGAGTATGGACTGGAATAAATGAAAAAACTTTTTATAGCTCAAATTTACTCGCTATAATCCCTATGGATTTTTATTATCCAGGAAAAGGAAAAAGTGGAGATTTACCTCCAAGAAAAGATTTTGGAGATAAATGGCATCATAAAATTTTAGAATTACTTCCAAATGTTGAACTTTTCATATTAGTGGGAAAGTATGCTCAAGAGTTTTATTTAAAAGGTAAAATAAAAGATAATCTTACAAATACTGTTAAGGCATATAAAGAATATCTGCCTAAATTTTTTCCAATAGTTCATCCTTCACCTTTGAATATTGGTTGGTTAAAGAAAAATCTTTGGTTTGAAGAAGAAGTTGTACCTACATTAAAAGATATGGTAACAAAAATTATGAAGAATTGA
- a CDS encoding sensor histidine kinase, with protein MKKISKELLKTYYWVIVLFAIFSIFIIVNFSVYLWKENQNDIKVIEEFIEYQMEELKNREDLDYLSKEWVLKKVLDKAPKIRDVYLEIFYNDKKYAKSPYLPDKAHNFLDYYSVTKVYQIEGFDDIKVKITRRNVRDRLLILNAFTSFVFFLLFCLYVIIRIQKKFFDKFKNSLDNLKIFTQDYNLDSEIRIHNEENFIEFSILQKSFKNMLLRLKEQSQLQIDFVNNASHELKTPIFVIKGYVNMLNDWGKDDKEVLDESLIVLKKEIQNMQELTEKLLFLAKSRNLIVEKTNINLDNVLKEVIDNLSFAYPKQKINYNSSEIFIDSDIGLLKLLFKNLIENAIKYGNDNPINIELKKEKKIKVIIEDFGIGISKEAIPHIFERFYREDEARNREIKSYGLGLSIVKEIVALLNIDIQIESQINKGTKITLLF; from the coding sequence ATGAAAAAAATATCAAAAGAATTGCTGAAGACTTATTATTGGGTTATTGTTTTATTTGCAATATTCTCTATTTTTATAATAGTAAATTTTTCAGTTTATCTATGGAAAGAAAATCAAAATGATATAAAAGTAATAGAAGAGTTTATAGAATACCAAATGGAAGAATTGAAGAATAGAGAGGATTTAGATTACTTATCAAAAGAATGGGTATTAAAAAAGGTTTTAGATAAAGCACCTAAGATTCGTGATGTATATCTAGAAATTTTTTATAATGATAAAAAATATGCAAAATCTCCTTATTTACCAGATAAAGCTCATAATTTTCTAGATTATTATTCTGTTACAAAAGTTTATCAGATAGAAGGTTTTGATGATATAAAAGTAAAAATAACAAGAAGAAATGTTAGAGATAGACTACTTATTTTAAATGCTTTTACAAGTTTTGTCTTCTTTTTATTGTTTTGTTTATATGTAATTATTAGAATACAAAAAAAATTTTTTGATAAATTTAAAAATTCACTTGATAATTTAAAGATTTTTACACAGGATTATAATTTAGATTCTGAAATAAGAATACATAATGAAGAAAATTTTATAGAATTTAGTATTTTACAAAAATCTTTTAAAAATATGTTGTTAAGACTTAAAGAACAATCTCAATTACAAATTGACTTTGTTAATAATGCCTCTCATGAGCTTAAAACTCCAATTTTTGTAATAAAAGGTTATGTTAATATGCTTAATGATTGGGGAAAAGATGATAAAGAAGTTCTTGATGAAAGTTTAATTGTATTAAAGAAAGAAATTCAAAATATGCAAGAATTAACTGAAAAACTTTTATTTTTAGCTAAAAGTAGAAATTTAATTGTAGAAAAAACTAATATAAATTTAGATAATGTTTTAAAAGAAGTTATAGATAATTTAAGTTTTGCCTATCCAAAACAAAAAATAAATTATAATTCATCTGAAATTTTTATAGATTCAGATATAGGACTTTTAAAACTTTTATTTAAAAATTTAATAGAAAATGCAATAAAATATGGAAATGATAACCCCATAAATATTGAATTAAAAAAGGAAAAGAAAATTAAAGTTATAATAGAAGATTTTGGAATTGGAATATCAAAAGAAGCTATACCTCATATCTTTGAAAGATTCTATAGAGAAGATGAGGCAAGAAACAGAGAAATCAAAAGCTATGGTTTAGGCTTGTCTATTGTAAAAGAAATTGTAGCATTACTTAATATTGATATCCAAATTGAAAGCCAAATTAATAAGGGAACAAAAATAACACTACTATTTTAA
- a CDS encoding response regulator transcription factor: MNKILIIEDDKNIQRLLTLELRHKNYSVDSAYDGEQGIEMFSKNSYDLVLLDLMLPKKSGKEVCQELRKLAETPIIIITAKDSVLDKVELLDLGANDYICKPFAMEELLARIRVATRNKENSNNKQFYLENEIKMDILAKKVFLNEVEVSLTKTEFLILEYFMKNKGLSCSREKIIIGVWGYDFDGEEKIVDVYINSLRKKIDPKSYYIHTIRGFGYIFQYKED, encoded by the coding sequence ATGAATAAAATTTTAATAATTGAAGATGATAAAAATATACAAAGACTTTTAACATTAGAATTAAGACATAAAAACTACTCTGTTGACTCTGCTTATGATGGAGAACAAGGAATAGAAATGTTTTCCAAAAATTCTTATGATCTTGTTTTACTTGATTTGATGTTACCTAAAAAATCTGGAAAAGAAGTATGTCAAGAATTAAGAAAATTAGCAGAGACTCCAATTATAATAATAACAGCAAAGGATTCAGTTTTAGACAAGGTAGAACTTTTAGACTTAGGAGCAAATGATTATATTTGTAAACCTTTTGCAATGGAAGAATTATTAGCAAGAATTAGAGTAGCTACAAGAAATAAAGAAAATTCAAATAATAAACAATTTTATTTAGAAAATGAAATAAAAATGGATATTTTAGCTAAAAAAGTATTTTTGAATGAAGTAGAAGTAAGTCTTACAAAAACAGAATTTTTAATCTTAGAATATTTCATGAAAAACAAGGGGTTGTCTTGTTCAAGAGAAAAAATAATAATAGGTGTTTGGGGCTATGATTTTGATGGTGAGGAAAAAATTGTAGATGTGTATATTAACTCACTTAGAAAGAAAATAGATCCTAAAAGCTATTATATCCATACTATTCGTGGTTTTGGCTATATATTTCAATATAAAGAGGATTAA
- a CDS encoding ArnT family glycosyltransferase: protein MFSTKRKDIFVLTILSFFALLCLIWIREIDSSEAKNLISAREILQNSNWWTPTLNGHFYFENPPLPVWITAFVMMVTHSHSEVILRLPNMLCCIFTVLFLYRSMIKIKKDRLFAFLCSFILLSTFMFIKLGAENTWDIYTYSFAFCAAIAFYVYIKYGEKKNLYRMGILLTLSFLSKGPVGFYSLFVPFFLAHYIIFPREIFRKKTLSVIFSILISIAIASIWGISMYLNHGNYFLDAIKNEILSWRTKHIHSFIFYTDFVVYMGSWLFFSIYVLFKIPKEKESKVFYLWTILVLIFISLIEMKKKKYGLPLYLTSSITIGQLCIYYFRKPYLELKKREKTLLIIQQCFLIIVVIGSLIFLTYFGFLKKEISFGLFFLYAILHLLFLFLFAVGYTEISYAKRVIIFTGLTMLLVNFSSSWILVNKYMQNNLLRFRIPISQEVLGNPAPIYSQSFDIEDVWKLGKEIKSLNKNIPDERVIFFLGKNEPKELLKTYEIKKVYNYQKVTHDMERLYLLEKIY from the coding sequence ATGTTTTCAACTAAAAGAAAAGATATTTTTGTTTTAACTATTCTTTCTTTTTTTGCTCTCTTATGCCTTATTTGGATAAGAGAAATAGATAGTTCAGAAGCAAAAAATCTTATATCAGCCCGTGAAATTTTACAAAACTCTAATTGGTGGACACCTACCTTAAATGGACATTTTTATTTTGAAAATCCTCCCTTACCTGTTTGGATAACTGCTTTTGTAATGATGGTAACACACTCTCATTCAGAGGTTATTTTAAGATTACCAAATATGTTATGTTGTATTTTTACAGTTTTATTCTTATATAGAAGTATGATTAAAATAAAAAAAGATAGATTATTTGCCTTTTTATGTTCTTTTATCTTATTAAGTACTTTTATGTTCATCAAGTTAGGTGCTGAAAACACTTGGGATATTTATACTTATTCTTTTGCTTTTTGTGCAGCAATAGCTTTTTATGTGTATATAAAATATGGTGAGAAAAAAAATCTATATAGAATGGGAATTTTATTAACACTATCATTTTTAAGTAAAGGTCCTGTTGGATTTTATTCGTTATTTGTTCCTTTTTTTCTTGCTCATTATATTATTTTTCCAAGAGAAATATTTAGAAAAAAAACTTTATCTGTAATTTTCTCTATACTCATATCTATTGCTATTGCTTCTATTTGGGGAATTTCAATGTACTTAAATCATGGAAATTATTTCTTAGATGCTATAAAAAATGAAATTTTATCTTGGAGGACAAAACATATCCATAGCTTTATATTCTATACAGATTTTGTTGTTTATATGGGCTCTTGGCTGTTTTTTTCTATCTATGTTCTATTTAAAATTCCTAAAGAAAAAGAAAGTAAAGTTTTTTATCTTTGGACTATATTAGTTTTAATATTTATATCACTTATTGAAATGAAAAAGAAAAAATATGGTTTACCTCTGTATTTAACTTCATCAATAACTATTGGGCAATTATGTATATATTATTTTAGAAAACCTTATCTTGAATTAAAGAAAAGGGAAAAAACATTACTTATAATACAACAATGTTTTTTAATTATTGTTGTAATAGGAAGTTTAATATTTTTAACTTATTTTGGCTTTTTAAAAAAAGAAATTTCTTTTGGATTATTTTTCCTATATGCTATTTTACATCTTTTATTTTTATTTTTATTTGCAGTAGGATATACAGAAATTAGTTATGCCAAAAGAGTTATCATATTTACTGGTTTGACAATGTTACTTGTAAATTTTAGTTCTTCATGGATACTTGTAAATAAATATATGCAAAATAATTTATTAAGATTTAGAATCCCTATTAGTCAAGAAGTTTTAGGAAATCCTGCACCTATATATTCACAAAGTTTTGATATAGAAGATGTATGGAAACTTGGTAAAGAAATTAAATCCCTAAATAAAAATATTCCTGATGAAAGAGTTATATTCTTCTTGGGAAAGAATGAGCCAAAAGAATTATTAAAAACTTATGAAATTAAAAAAGTTTATAATTATCAAAAAGTAACTCATGACATGGAAAGATTATATTTATTAGAAAAAATATATTAA
- a CDS encoding sirohydrochlorin cobaltochelatase, whose protein sequence is MSKKALFMVHFGTTHNDTKELTIDKMNKKFADEFKDYDSFTAYTSRIVLKRLKDRGEVFSTPIRVLNSLADQGYEELIVQTSHVIPGIEYENLVREVNSFSNKFKSVKIGKPLLYYIDDYKKCVKALADEYVPKNKKEALVLVCHGTDSPLATSYAMIEYVFDEYGYDNVFVVCTKAYPLMDTLLKKLRKNGIEEVRLAPFMFVAGEHAKNDMAVTYKEELEKNGFKVNQVILKGLGEFDAIQNIFLDHLKSAIEKDEEDIADFKKEYSAKYL, encoded by the coding sequence ATGTCAAAAAAAGCATTGTTTATGGTACATTTTGGAACTACTCATAATGATACAAAAGAACTTACAATAGATAAAATGAATAAAAAGTTTGCTGATGAATTTAAAGATTACGATTCATTTACAGCATATACATCAAGGATTGTTTTAAAAAGATTAAAAGATAGAGGAGAAGTTTTTAGTACACCAATTAGAGTATTAAATTCTTTAGCAGACCAAGGATATGAAGAATTAATTGTTCAAACTTCTCATGTTATCCCAGGTATAGAATATGAAAATTTAGTAAGAGAAGTAAATTCTTTTTCTAATAAATTTAAAAGTGTAAAAATAGGAAAACCTCTTTTATATTATATTGATGACTATAAAAAATGTGTTAAAGCACTAGCAGATGAATATGTTCCAAAAAATAAAAAAGAGGCTCTTGTTTTAGTTTGCCATGGAACAGATTCTCCACTTGCTACGAGTTATGCTATGATAGAATATGTTTTTGATGAATATGGATATGACAATGTTTTTGTAGTTTGTACAAAAGCTTATCCATTGATGGATACTTTACTAAAAAAATTAAGAAAAAATGGTATTGAAGAAGTTAGACTTGCTCCATTTATGTTTGTAGCAGGAGAACATGCAAAAAATGATATGGCTGTAACATATAAGGAAGAACTTGAAAAAAATGGATTTAAAGTAAATCAAGTAATTTTAAAAGGTTTAGGAGAATTTGATGCAATTCAAAATATCTTTTTAGATCACTTAAAATCTGCCATTGAAAAAGATGAAGAAGATATTGCTGACTTTAAAAAAGAATACAGTGCTAAGTATCTATAA